In Desulfomonilaceae bacterium, one DNA window encodes the following:
- a CDS encoding SGNH/GDSL hydrolase family protein, whose amino-acid sequence MKNRKQSILNIFLTNLFVLGILVVVLAVIGELTLRHYIPSWDHSGLVELTSTPIVYEMKPNLQIVREGVEIKTNSDGFRDTNFSGEPKPGEFLIAVLGDSFVFGQGVPQSETMSVILQNLLNQSGKTQRFRVWNLGVSGYNTEQEAYLLKSFVLPRKPNWVVVGYNINDCEPIGVDPNSVEKEQHSHEPLIDRLQNYFLDDLLITQFVKQRAGNLIRLFDPTWYASNYVQDTLNQYISSNGGWAKISSLLKQMKLECDSEKIGFTLAILPAMLNFDNYPYKPANDLILSFCKKNSIDCVDILSSFKGHNLMKYWVSALDAHPNQSAQRIFANALADHLIRQFHYHDRNVPDGG is encoded by the coding sequence ATGAAAAATCGAAAACAATCTATACTTAACATTTTTCTGACAAATTTATTTGTTCTCGGAATATTGGTCGTTGTTCTTGCAGTGATCGGGGAATTGACGCTTCGCCATTATATACCTAGTTGGGATCATTCTGGGTTGGTGGAATTGACTTCAACTCCAATAGTTTATGAGATGAAACCAAACCTCCAGATTGTTCGTGAAGGAGTTGAAATCAAAACTAACTCCGACGGATTTCGTGACACTAATTTTTCAGGGGAACCCAAACCAGGTGAGTTTTTGATTGCAGTTTTAGGAGATTCTTTTGTCTTTGGGCAGGGGGTCCCCCAATCTGAAACAATGTCGGTTATTCTACAGAATCTCCTGAATCAATCAGGTAAGACCCAGCGGTTCCGGGTGTGGAATCTCGGGGTATCCGGCTACAACACTGAACAAGAGGCTTATCTCCTAAAGTCTTTCGTACTACCGCGGAAACCCAATTGGGTGGTAGTTGGATATAACATAAATGACTGCGAGCCAATAGGGGTTGACCCCAATTCAGTTGAAAAAGAGCAACACAGCCACGAGCCATTGATTGACCGTTTGCAAAATTATTTCCTGGACGATCTTCTAATCACACAATTCGTGAAACAGAGGGCGGGAAATCTGATTCGACTTTTCGACCCTACATGGTATGCGTCTAATTATGTTCAAGATACTTTGAATCAATATATATCTTCAAACGGAGGGTGGGCCAAGATATCTAGTTTATTAAAACAAATGAAATTGGAATGCGATTCCGAAAAAATAGGATTTACGTTGGCCATTCTGCCGGCAATGCTGAACTTTGACAACTACCCATACAAACCTGCAAACGATTTAATTTTGTCTTTTTGTAAAAAAAACAGCATTGATTGTGTAGATATATTGTCCTCTTTTAAAGGCCATAATTTAATGAAGTATTGGGTTTCCGCTCTGGACGCTCATCCAAATCAATCGGCGCAACGCATTTTCGCCAATGCCCTGGCAGATCATTTGATTCGTCAATTTCATTACCATGACCGGAATGTACCAGACGGTGGTTAG
- a CDS encoding SGNH/GDSL hydrolase family protein, with amino-acid sequence MAYLTNVRRKWTTNIVIFTLSLTCCLLILEAVLRLFCPFHFMQPIESFEYDEDLGYRFRKAIHFFHLTDYQQEVKTNQLGALNFQEDLSKYKTIVFALGDSYTQGLGVPTDSSYPFQLDLLLNIDDKGIYSKRYGIVNLGLGPYGGKQELITLKRFEKCLRKPNIVLYLGCSNDYTDDLMFDSGIRHKNLVLHNPHYGWLYYPMKWFLLELEIGKRIKYLVQEGIFKTGAYKAQAEESHGRSVAEMEGDAIEKIVSTARELGAVPVVSWFMVGESYDWLKSWAAQNSVRFADWEPAARSITHAVPGIPWENQHSGAHHRAWLNFVIARAFAQEIRTIRNYSEGHAN; translated from the coding sequence ATGGCTTATTTAACTAATGTTCGCAGAAAATGGACAACCAATATCGTGATATTCACTTTGTCTTTGACCTGCTGCTTGTTAATATTAGAGGCTGTGTTGAGATTGTTTTGTCCCTTTCATTTCATGCAGCCAATCGAATCCTTCGAATATGATGAAGATCTAGGATATCGGTTCCGCAAAGCAATACATTTCTTTCACCTCACGGATTACCAGCAAGAAGTTAAAACAAATCAGTTAGGTGCTTTAAATTTTCAAGAGGATTTGTCGAAATATAAAACTATTGTTTTTGCGCTCGGAGATTCATACACTCAAGGCTTGGGAGTCCCTACTGACAGTTCATATCCCTTTCAACTCGATTTGCTTCTTAACATTGACGACAAAGGAATTTACTCTAAAAGATACGGAATTGTAAATTTAGGCCTTGGTCCGTATGGAGGGAAGCAGGAGTTGATTACCCTAAAACGATTCGAAAAATGCCTAAGAAAACCTAATATAGTATTGTATTTGGGTTGTTCAAACGATTATACTGATGATTTGATGTTTGACTCGGGGATCCGTCACAAGAATCTGGTTCTGCATAACCCGCATTATGGATGGCTTTACTATCCCATGAAATGGTTTCTTTTGGAACTAGAAATAGGTAAACGAATTAAGTATCTAGTTCAGGAGGGGATTTTTAAAACTGGTGCCTACAAAGCTCAAGCGGAAGAAAGTCATGGGCGGAGCGTTGCGGAAATGGAGGGGGATGCAATTGAAAAAATAGTGTCTACAGCAAGAGAATTGGGGGCGGTTCCCGTTGTGTCTTGGTTTATGGTGGGAGAATCCTATGATTGGCTCAAATCTTGGGCCGCTCAAAACAGTGTACGATTTGCCGACTGGGAACCCGCTGCGAGATCAATTACGCACGCGGTTCCTGGAATTCCGTGGGAAAATCAACACAGCGGCGCTCACCATAGAGCATGGCTTAACTTTGTAATTGCAAGGGCCTTTGCACAGGAAATCCGGACCATCCGGAACTACTCGGAAGGCCACGCCAATTGA
- a CDS encoding class I SAM-dependent methyltransferase: MLNLKTSEATIDIKPISNSRFRYHITRTGSGKHTEQITFDSFYGEKVAKALLDMGGADRLISELTREEGHSGLELGLKYYTLSFLPDDDFIGKRLLDFGCGCGASTFALSRIFPNSHILGLDRLADCIRVCNLKKEQLGLDRVSFVTSNSDDQLPAALGHIDYCILCGVYEHLLPPERKSLLHAIWNMLPVGGVLFIAQTPNRYSPIGTHVTRIPMVNFLPDSLAFHVGHWAMKKQYGIDADWERLLRGGFRGGTSHEIERILQETDGVPVFIPPSRLGVRDPIDIWNLTKDLSNLGLIKQVAGQFCRVFKTFTGITIAPYINLAIRKGSIKKQA; the protein is encoded by the coding sequence ATGCTCAATCTGAAGACATCCGAGGCGACTATTGATATAAAACCAATATCTAATTCCAGGTTCAGGTACCATATCACAAGAACGGGCTCCGGAAAGCACACAGAGCAAATAACGTTTGACAGTTTCTATGGTGAAAAAGTGGCTAAAGCCCTCCTTGATATGGGAGGCGCAGACAGGCTCATAAGTGAGCTTACGAGAGAGGAAGGACACTCGGGCCTTGAGCTTGGACTTAAGTATTATACATTGAGTTTCTTGCCGGATGACGATTTTATAGGAAAGCGCCTTCTGGATTTTGGGTGCGGTTGCGGCGCTTCCACGTTCGCTTTATCGAGGATTTTCCCAAATAGCCACATTTTGGGCCTGGACCGACTTGCGGATTGCATAAGAGTCTGCAATCTCAAAAAGGAACAGTTGGGCCTCGACCGGGTTTCTTTTGTGACATCGAATTCTGATGACCAATTGCCGGCTGCCCTGGGACATATCGATTACTGCATACTGTGCGGAGTCTATGAACATTTGCTTCCACCAGAGCGTAAAAGCCTGCTGCATGCCATATGGAATATGTTGCCCGTCGGAGGCGTATTGTTTATCGCCCAGACACCAAACAGATACTCTCCAATAGGCACACATGTCACACGTATCCCCATGGTCAATTTTCTGCCTGATAGCCTGGCGTTTCATGTCGGACACTGGGCCATGAAGAAACAATACGGGATAGACGCTGATTGGGAAAGACTCTTGCGTGGAGGGTTTAGGGGCGGGACGTCGCACGAGATAGAAAGAATACTCCAGGAAACCGACGGAGTCCCGGTCTTCATTCCACCGAGTCGCTTGGGCGTACGAGATCCTATCGACATTTGGAACCTGACCAAGGACTTATCCAATCTGGGTTTGATAAAACAGGTCGCAGGGCAATTTTGCAGGGTTTTTAAAACGTTCACAGGTATTACAATTGCGCCATATATCAATCTTGCCATTCGCAAAGGTTCAATAAAAAAACAGGCCTAA
- a CDS encoding VanZ family protein, with the protein MSCSLPLIVVFCGIIYISILPDPPHPDDISKFLGGIPLNDKVGHLVMFIGLGFLISNFLEKMFKCLGLKNVVRTTGLSFVVGIIHEIDQHLTGRGYEVDDLFFDLLGGFLGALAFNLFTRINQRLSKESADRKSPI; encoded by the coding sequence TTGTCTTGCAGCCTGCCACTCATAGTAGTCTTTTGCGGCATCATTTATATATCGATACTACCAGACCCACCGCATCCGGATGACATTTCCAAATTTCTTGGCGGCATTCCGCTAAATGATAAGGTAGGGCACCTTGTTATGTTTATTGGTCTTGGTTTCTTAATCTCCAATTTTCTGGAAAAGATGTTTAAATGTTTGGGCCTAAAGAACGTTGTTCGGACAACTGGATTGTCGTTTGTCGTTGGGATAATTCACGAGATTGATCAGCATTTAACTGGTCGTGGTTATGAAGTTGATGACCTATTCTTTGATCTGTTAGGAGGTTTTCTTGGAGCGCTTGCATTTAACCTTTTCACTCGGATAAATCAACGGTTGTCAAAAGAATCTGCGGATAGAAAATCACCGATTTAG
- a CDS encoding glycosyltransferase family 4 protein, with amino-acid sequence MLFQKYTIFAPNFNNKLAFVEGSGYRIINSKTSKEKRVLIVGPVPPPFGGIATVIDSIINSDLSKEYVFDIFNRSESIYDSQTSPFRRKLLKAKRVWQLFRKLWSGRYDFLHIHGSTSGFLGDTMVMVVAFLASSRVLLHLHGTDWEKFYGSVSRFRRIYVRLGLAIPKRIVVLYDLWAQNIRKIDPKINVRVIRNFVPDCPKPQQVSLDSLREKLGIRQEEFLISSIGRVGWRKGSFDIVQAVKQLLVDNSNFKVLLVGGEELQGEMNNIKKAVDDNGLGYTIKLIGEIKISDVPLYLGISDVFVLPSYYEGMPMSIIEAMRAGKPIISTTVGAIPDMIESGVSGILVNPGQPEEIASAVTKLRNDPILRKKISKGARNAFEQGFETSKVVLDINNLYKEMIE; translated from the coding sequence ATTCTTTTTCAAAAATATACTATTTTTGCGCCGAATTTCAATAATAAGTTAGCCTTTGTAGAAGGCTCAGGTTACAGGATCATTAACTCAAAAACTTCAAAAGAAAAAAGAGTCCTCATTGTCGGACCGGTTCCTCCTCCATTCGGTGGAATTGCCACGGTCATAGACAGCATCATAAACTCGGATCTCTCCAAAGAATATGTTTTTGATATTTTTAATCGTTCCGAAAGTATTTATGATTCCCAAACGAGTCCTTTTCGACGAAAGCTGTTAAAAGCCAAGCGGGTCTGGCAGCTTTTTCGTAAGCTATGGTCGGGACGATACGATTTTCTGCACATTCATGGATCCACATCTGGTTTCTTGGGCGACACCATGGTTATGGTTGTGGCCTTTCTTGCTTCCTCCAGAGTTCTTTTGCATCTGCACGGCACCGATTGGGAAAAATTCTACGGGTCTGTTTCACGTTTCAGGAGAATTTATGTTCGACTAGGGCTGGCGATTCCCAAACGTATCGTAGTTCTTTACGATCTGTGGGCGCAAAACATCCGGAAAATAGATCCAAAAATTAATGTCCGGGTGATCCGGAATTTTGTGCCAGATTGCCCTAAACCTCAACAAGTCTCATTAGACTCGTTGCGAGAAAAACTAGGGATAAGACAGGAAGAATTCTTAATTTCATCAATCGGTAGGGTTGGATGGCGCAAAGGGAGTTTCGATATCGTTCAGGCGGTAAAACAGTTGCTGGTGGACAACTCCAATTTCAAGGTGTTGCTTGTTGGTGGGGAAGAGCTTCAAGGGGAGATGAACAACATCAAAAAGGCAGTAGATGACAACGGGCTTGGCTACACAATTAAATTGATTGGTGAGATCAAAATCAGTGACGTTCCGCTCTACTTAGGGATTTCAGATGTTTTTGTTTTACCCTCCTACTATGAAGGTATGCCTATGTCCATCATAGAAGCGATGAGAGCGGGTAAACCTATAATAAGCACAACGGTGGGCGCAATCCCAGACATGATAGAATCAGGTGTTTCGGGAATATTAGTAAATCCTGGCCAACCCGAAGAAATAGCTTCGGCGGTCACAAAACTGAGGAATGACCCAATTCTGAGGAAAAAGATTTCAAAAGGAGCAAGAAACGCATTTGAGCAAGGATTTGAGACGTCAAAAGTGGTTCTAGACATAAATAATCTTTACAAAGAGATGATTGAGTGA
- a CDS encoding sugar transferase — protein sequence MYKQYHPYKLILIVSDFWITLLMLIIAEHLRPVLPGEYVPPPLMVPHYSIYIFAPFLLHVLFALTGVYDYKRIPNLPAQITRLTFSYTLAIWIFAGILFFTFRDTSRLLVIYFSSLNYMALVAVRYLVWKSLKKKHNRVDAAPVLIIGVGDRALELAKIIFQELGAVFKLVGFADFEAPGNADLPAPFLGTAKDLPQIVREKKVEVVIISQEGINTSQLESLVRELVGLPIRIFLAPDFVQLALVEAEVDQIGNMVLIGIREPVIQGGKRFSKRIMDIALSAVLFLLTWPLLIVIWVAVRIDSRGPAIFAAPRIGEGGKLFKMYKFRTMFTGSEKMQQAVAQTDENGQKIYKIRDDPRITRVGKILRRTSLDELPQMFNVLKGEMSWVGPRPEQPFITEGYETWQWQRVLVPPGVTGWWQISGRSDLPMHLNTNYDVYYVRNYSILLDLKILLRTVFEVLKGKGAY from the coding sequence GTGTATAAACAATATCATCCATACAAACTAATCCTTATCGTTTCAGATTTCTGGATCACTCTTTTGATGCTTATAATCGCGGAGCATTTAAGGCCAGTGTTGCCCGGTGAGTACGTCCCTCCGCCCCTTATGGTTCCTCACTATTCAATTTATATTTTTGCTCCTTTTTTGCTCCATGTACTGTTTGCGCTTACGGGAGTATATGATTACAAGCGAATTCCAAATCTCCCCGCCCAAATCACCAGACTGACCTTTTCATACACTTTGGCGATCTGGATTTTCGCCGGCATATTGTTTTTCACCTTCAGGGATACATCCAGACTACTGGTAATATATTTTAGCTCCTTGAACTATATGGCTCTCGTAGCGGTTCGTTACCTGGTATGGAAAAGCCTCAAGAAGAAGCATAATAGGGTTGACGCTGCTCCCGTTCTAATCATAGGAGTAGGTGACAGAGCCCTTGAACTGGCAAAAATCATTTTTCAGGAGCTTGGCGCAGTTTTCAAACTGGTAGGATTTGCTGATTTTGAAGCCCCGGGGAATGCGGATTTACCAGCACCGTTTTTGGGGACAGCGAAAGATTTGCCGCAAATAGTTCGTGAAAAAAAAGTTGAAGTTGTAATCATTTCTCAAGAGGGGATCAATACTTCACAGCTTGAATCTCTGGTGCGTGAACTGGTGGGGTTGCCAATCAGGATCTTTCTTGCCCCAGATTTCGTTCAACTAGCATTGGTAGAGGCAGAAGTCGATCAAATAGGTAACATGGTCCTTATAGGAATACGTGAGCCTGTAATCCAGGGTGGGAAAAGGTTTTCAAAAAGAATCATGGATATAGCCCTTTCTGCGGTCTTATTTTTGTTGACCTGGCCGCTCTTAATTGTGATATGGGTCGCCGTCAGGATCGATTCCAGGGGACCTGCCATCTTTGCCGCCCCCAGAATCGGCGAGGGCGGAAAGCTGTTCAAAATGTACAAATTCAGGACCATGTTTACAGGTTCGGAAAAAATGCAGCAGGCTGTTGCTCAAACCGATGAAAACGGCCAAAAAATTTATAAGATCAGAGATGATCCAAGAATCACAAGAGTGGGAAAAATCTTGAGACGAACCTCCCTCGACGAGTTGCCTCAAATGTTCAATGTGCTCAAAGGTGAAATGTCATGGGTAGGCCCCAGACCTGAACAGCCATTTATCACCGAGGGATATGAAACCTGGCAGTGGCAGCGTGTGCTGGTACCGCCGGGAGTTACAGGCTGGTGGCAGATCTCCGGCAGAAGCGATCTTCCGATGCATTTGAACACAAATTATGATGTTTACTATGTTCGAAATTATTCAATACTTCTGGATCTGAAAATATTGTTAAGAACCGTATTTGAGGTCCTTAAAGGTAAAGGAGCTTACTAG